From Pseudomonas sp. stari2, a single genomic window includes:
- a CDS encoding cobyric acid synthase gives MTTLMVQGTTSDAGKSTLVTALCRWATRQGLAVVPFKPQNMALNSAVTADGGEIGRAQAVQAQASHLEPHTDMNPVLLKPNSDTGAQVIIHGRAVTSMNAVAYHDYKAIAMQAVLASHERLSAAYPLVMVEGAGSPAEINLRAGDIANMGFAEAVDCPVLLIADINRGGVFAHLVGTLELLSPSEQARVKGFIINRFRGDIALLQPGLDWLEQRTGKPVVGVLPYVMDLHLEAEDGIDQRQTDKAEQVLKVVVPVLPRISNHTDFDPLRLHPQVDLQFIGPGQAIPPADLIILPGSKSVRSDLAYLRANGWEFAINRHLRYGGKLLGICGGLQMLGEQVHDPLGLEGAPGSSAGLGLLAFETQLEAEKQLRNVRGRLALEDAEVSGYEIHAGVTTGAALENAAVHLADGRCDGAQSLDGQIFGTYLHGLFESPAASAALLRWAGLNDVQEVDYHGLRERDIERLADLVEKHLDTGLLRELCGMSPCSS, from the coding sequence ATGACCACTTTAATGGTGCAAGGCACCACCTCCGATGCCGGCAAAAGTACGCTGGTGACAGCGCTGTGCCGCTGGGCGACCCGTCAGGGTCTTGCCGTGGTGCCATTCAAACCGCAGAACATGGCGCTTAACAGTGCGGTGACTGCCGACGGCGGCGAGATCGGCCGGGCGCAAGCGGTGCAGGCGCAGGCCTCGCATCTTGAACCGCACACCGACATGAACCCGGTACTGCTCAAGCCCAACAGCGACACCGGCGCCCAGGTCATCATCCACGGGCGTGCGGTCACCAGCATGAACGCCGTTGCCTATCACGACTACAAAGCCATCGCCATGCAGGCGGTTCTCGCTTCCCATGAGCGCTTGAGTGCCGCGTATCCGCTGGTGATGGTCGAAGGCGCGGGCTCGCCGGCGGAGATCAACCTGCGCGCCGGTGACATCGCCAACATGGGCTTCGCCGAAGCGGTGGACTGCCCGGTGCTGTTGATCGCCGACATCAATCGTGGCGGCGTGTTTGCCCATCTTGTGGGCACGCTGGAACTGCTGTCACCGAGCGAGCAGGCACGGGTGAAGGGCTTTATCATCAACCGTTTTCGTGGCGACATCGCCTTGCTGCAACCGGGCCTCGACTGGCTGGAGCAGCGCACCGGCAAACCCGTCGTGGGTGTGTTGCCGTACGTGATGGATCTGCATCTGGAGGCCGAGGACGGTATCGACCAGCGTCAGACTGACAAGGCCGAGCAAGTCTTGAAAGTGGTGGTGCCGGTACTGCCACGCATCAGCAACCACACCGATTTCGATCCGTTGCGTCTACATCCGCAGGTGGATCTGCAATTCATAGGCCCGGGGCAGGCGATTCCGCCGGCCGACCTGATCATCCTGCCGGGCTCGAAAAGCGTCCGTAGCGATTTGGCGTATCTGCGCGCCAATGGCTGGGAGTTCGCCATCAACCGCCATCTGCGTTACGGCGGCAAGCTACTGGGAATCTGCGGTGGTCTGCAAATGCTCGGCGAGCAGGTCCATGATCCGCTAGGCCTTGAAGGCGCGCCGGGTTCCAGCGCCGGTCTGGGCCTGCTGGCGTTCGAAACGCAGCTCGAAGCCGAGAAGCAGTTGCGCAATGTGCGGGGGCGTCTGGCGCTGGAAGATGCCGAGGTCAGCGGTTATGAAATTCATGCCGGTGTGACGACCGGGGCTGCGCTGGAAAACGCCGCTGTGCATCTGGCCGACGGTCGCTGCGATGGTGCACAAAGTCTCGATGGGCAGATATTCGGCACCTACCTGCACGGCCTGTTCGAATCGCCGGCGGCCAGTGCGGCGCTGTTGCGCTGGGCCGGTTTGAACGATGTGCAGGAGGTGGATTACCACGGCTTGCGCGAGCGCGATATCGAGCGGCTGGCGGATCTGGTGGAGAAGCACCTGGATACCGGGCTGTTACGTGAACTCTGTGGAATGTCCCCATGCTCCAGTTGA
- the hda gene encoding DnaA regulatory inactivator Hda, giving the protein MKPIQLPLGVRLRDDATFINYYPGANAAALGYVERLCEADAGWTESLIYLWGKHGVGRTHLLQAACLRFEQMGEPAVYLPLAELMDRGIEILDNLEQYELVCLDDLQVIAGKPDWEEAMFHLFNRLRDSGRRLLIAASTSPRELPVKLADLKSRLTLALIFQMRPLSDEDKLRALQLRASRRGLHLTDEVGHFILTRGTRSMSALFDLLEQLDQASLQAQRKLTIPFLKETLGW; this is encoded by the coding sequence ATGAAACCGATTCAGCTGCCCCTAGGTGTGCGTCTGCGTGACGACGCCACCTTCATCAACTACTACCCAGGCGCCAATGCCGCTGCACTCGGCTATGTCGAGCGTCTATGCGAAGCCGACGCCGGATGGACCGAAAGCCTCATCTATCTGTGGGGCAAGCACGGGGTAGGGCGTACACATCTGTTGCAGGCCGCGTGCCTGCGTTTCGAGCAGATGGGCGAACCGGCGGTGTACCTGCCGCTGGCCGAGTTGATGGATCGCGGCATCGAAATTCTCGACAACCTCGAACAGTACGAACTGGTCTGCCTGGACGACTTGCAGGTGATTGCCGGCAAGCCCGACTGGGAAGAGGCGATGTTTCATCTGTTCAACCGTCTGCGCGACAGCGGTCGCCGCTTGTTGATCGCCGCTTCAACCTCGCCACGTGAATTGCCAGTAAAACTGGCGGATCTGAAATCGCGCCTGACCCTGGCGCTGATTTTCCAGATGCGTCCTCTCTCCGATGAAGACAAATTGCGTGCCCTGCAATTGCGTGCATCCCGTCGCGGTCTGCATCTGACCGATGAAGTCGGGCATTTTATTTTGACTCGCGGGACCCGCAGCATGAGCGCGCTTTTTGACCTGCTCGAGCAGCTCGATCAGGCCTCTTTGCAGGCTCAGCGCAAGCTGACCATTCCCTTCCTGAAAGAAACCCTGGGCTGGTAA
- a CDS encoding NlpC/P60 family protein — protein sequence MLKRFAPLVPLALVTLLFGCAAHSPVQEQQQQAKNSATAQSSVIYQEELDTEKELAAFNGKKPYQLPVLADSILERGMSLIGTRYRFGGTSEAGFDCSGFIGYLFREEAGMNLPRSTREMINVDAPLVSRSNLEPGDLLFFATNGRRGRVSHAGIYLGDNQFIHSSSRRSGGVRIDSLGDSYWSKTFIEAKRALANAPTVVTARK from the coding sequence ATGCTAAAGCGCTTCGCACCCCTCGTGCCTCTCGCACTCGTCACCCTGTTGTTCGGTTGCGCTGCTCATTCACCTGTTCAAGAGCAGCAACAACAGGCTAAAAATTCTGCCACCGCCCAGTCTTCCGTTATTTACCAGGAAGAGCTGGACACCGAAAAAGAACTGGCCGCTTTCAACGGCAAGAAGCCTTACCAGCTTCCGGTTCTGGCCGACAGCATTCTTGAACGCGGCATGTCCCTGATCGGTACCCGTTATCGTTTTGGCGGTACCTCTGAAGCCGGGTTCGATTGCAGCGGTTTCATCGGCTATCTCTTCCGCGAAGAAGCCGGCATGAACCTGCCGCGCTCCACCCGCGAAATGATCAACGTAGATGCTCCGCTGGTATCGCGCAGCAACCTTGAGCCGGGCGATCTGCTGTTCTTCGCCACCAATGGTCGTCGCGGTCGTGTAAGCCACGCCGGGATCTACCTGGGCGACAACCAGTTCATTCACTCCAGCAGTCGTCGCAGTGGCGGTGTCCGCATCGACAGCTTGGGTGACAGCTACTGGAGCAAGACCTTCATCGAAGCCAAACGCGCTTTGGCGAACGCTCCAACCGTGGTTACCGCTCGCAAGTAA
- a CDS encoding cobyrinate a,c-diamide synthase yields MNQPRHCPAVLIAAPASGQGKTTVTAALARLHRNQGRKVRVFKCGPDFLDPMILERASGAPVYQLDMWMVGEQESRRLLWEAAAEADLILIEGVMGLFDGTPSSADLARHFGVPVLGVIDGTAMAQTFGALALGLARYQPDLPFAGVLANRVGTVRHAQLLEGSLTEGLRWYGALSRETGIELPSRHLGLVQASELNDLDVRLDAAAEALAGTCEVALPPAVEFAAPEIGRTERLLEGVRIAVARDEAFAFTYGASLDLLRAMGAELSFFSPIRDTQLPDADSLYLPGGYPELHHVALSQNTDMLRAIRAHHAAGKPLLAECGGMLYLLDSLTDVEGTRADLVGLLSGDAVMQKRLAALALQEVDMPEGQLRGHTYHHSLTTTELAPIARGHSPNGGRGAEAVYREGRMTASYVHFYFPSNPSAIAALLVP; encoded by the coding sequence TTGAATCAACCACGTCACTGCCCGGCGGTACTGATCGCCGCGCCGGCCTCCGGCCAGGGCAAGACCACCGTCACCGCCGCGTTGGCGCGTCTGCACCGCAATCAGGGGCGCAAGGTTCGCGTGTTCAAGTGCGGCCCGGACTTTCTTGACCCGATGATCCTCGAGCGCGCCAGCGGTGCGCCGGTCTATCAATTGGACATGTGGATGGTCGGCGAGCAGGAAAGTCGTCGTCTGCTGTGGGAAGCCGCCGCTGAAGCGGATCTGATCTTGATCGAAGGCGTGATGGGCTTGTTCGATGGCACGCCGTCGAGCGCCGATCTGGCGCGGCATTTTGGCGTGCCGGTACTCGGCGTGATCGACGGCACGGCCATGGCCCAGACCTTCGGCGCCTTGGCGCTGGGCCTGGCGCGCTATCAGCCGGACTTGCCGTTCGCCGGCGTGCTGGCCAACCGCGTTGGCACAGTGCGTCACGCGCAGTTGCTCGAAGGCAGTCTGACTGAAGGCCTACGCTGGTATGGCGCGTTGTCCCGGGAAACCGGGATCGAACTGCCAAGTCGCCACCTCGGTCTGGTGCAGGCCAGCGAACTCAATGACCTCGACGTGCGCCTCGACGCCGCCGCCGAAGCGCTGGCTGGCACTTGCGAGGTAGCGCTGCCACCGGCCGTGGAATTCGCCGCGCCTGAAATCGGCAGGACCGAAAGGCTGCTCGAAGGCGTGCGAATCGCCGTCGCCCGCGATGAAGCTTTCGCCTTTACCTACGGCGCCAGTCTCGATTTGTTGCGGGCGATGGGCGCGGAGCTGAGTTTCTTCTCGCCGATCCGCGATACGCAATTGCCTGACGCTGACAGTTTGTACTTGCCCGGCGGTTATCCGGAATTGCATCACGTTGCCTTGTCGCAGAACACCGACATGCTCCGTGCGATCCGCGCGCATCACGCCGCCGGAAAACCGTTACTCGCCGAATGTGGCGGCATGCTCTATCTGCTGGATTCGTTGACCGATGTCGAAGGCACCCGCGCTGATTTGGTCGGCCTGCTGAGTGGCGATGCCGTGATGCAGAAACGTCTGGCCGCGCTGGCCTTGCAAGAGGTCGACATGCCGGAAGGCCAGTTGCGCGGCCACACTTATCACCATTCCCTTACCACCACCGAACTGGCACCCATCGCCCGTGGCCACAGCCCCAATGGCGGGCGCGGCGCAGAAGCGGTGTATCGGGAAGGTCGGATGACCGCTTCGTACGTGCATTTTTACTTCCCGTCGAATCCGTCGGCGATTGCCGCACTGTTGGTGCCATGA
- the bluB gene encoding 5,6-dimethylbenzimidazole synthase, protein MTDNAFTETEREAVYRAIAERRDMRHFSGGTLEPELLRRLLEAAHQAPSVGLMQPWRFIRISDRALRGQIQNLVEEERVRTAEALGERSDEFMKLKVEGINDCAEVLVAALMDDRERYIFGRRTLPEMDMASLSCAIQNLWLAARAEGLGMGWVSLFEPQALADLLKLPAGAKPLAVLCLGPVKEFYPAPMLVLEGWAQARPLNELLYENFWGVSQ, encoded by the coding sequence ATGACCGACAACGCCTTCACTGAAACCGAGCGCGAAGCGGTCTACCGCGCCATCGCCGAACGCCGCGACATGCGCCACTTCAGCGGTGGCACGCTCGAGCCGGAACTGTTGCGCCGATTGCTTGAGGCTGCACATCAGGCACCGAGCGTCGGCCTGATGCAGCCGTGGCGCTTCATCCGTATCAGCGACCGCGCCTTGCGTGGCCAGATCCAGAACCTTGTTGAAGAAGAACGCGTGCGCACCGCCGAAGCCCTCGGCGAGCGCAGCGACGAGTTCATGAAGCTCAAGGTCGAAGGCATCAACGACTGCGCGGAAGTGTTGGTCGCGGCGTTGATGGACGATCGCGAACGATACATTTTCGGCCGTCGCACGCTGCCGGAAATGGACATGGCCTCATTGTCCTGCGCGATCCAGAACCTGTGGCTGGCCGCGCGCGCCGAAGGCCTGGGCATGGGCTGGGTGTCGCTGTTCGAGCCGCAGGCACTGGCCGATCTGCTGAAACTGCCGGCCGGGGCCAAGCCGCTGGCGGTGCTTTGCCTGGGGCCGGTCAAGGAATTCTATCCGGCGCCGATGCTGGTACTCGAAGGGTGGGCGCAGGCGCGTCCGCTCAACGAGCTGCTGTATGAAAATTTCTGGGGAGTGAGTCAATGA
- a CDS encoding sorbosone dehydrogenase family protein, which translates to MRKPHLVFVIALAGGLTACGESSSLQVSDGTGPSPKLPEPNKTLIPTVNIAPAIGWPAGAKPTPAAGTQVAAFAENLDHPRWLYVLPNGDVLVAETNAPPKPDDGKGIRGWVMKKVMGRAGAGVPSPNRITLLRDADHDGVAETRTVFLQNLNSPFGMTLVGNDLYVADTDRLLRFNYEPGATEIKSQPIKVVDLPGGPLNHHWTKNVIASKDGSKLYVTVGSNSNVGENGLDQEEGRAAIWEVDRATGNHRIFASGIRNPNGLAWEPKSGALWTAVNERDEIGSDLVPDYITSVKDGGFYGWPFSYYGQHVDVRAEPQNLDLVAKAIAPDYAVGPHTASLGLTFAEGATLPAQFKEGAFIGQHGSWNRKPHSGYKVIFVPFSAGKPSGTPVDVLTGFLDKDENALGRPVGVVIDQQGGLLVADDVGNKVWRVTAAK; encoded by the coding sequence ATGCGCAAGCCCCACCTCGTTTTCGTCATCGCACTCGCCGGAGGGCTCACCGCCTGTGGTGAATCCTCCAGCCTGCAAGTCTCGGACGGCACCGGCCCGTCCCCCAAACTGCCCGAACCGAACAAGACCCTGATCCCGACTGTGAACATCGCCCCGGCGATCGGCTGGCCGGCCGGCGCGAAACCGACGCCAGCGGCAGGCACTCAGGTAGCGGCGTTTGCCGAGAATCTCGATCACCCGCGCTGGCTCTACGTGCTGCCCAACGGCGATGTGCTGGTGGCGGAAACCAATGCACCGCCGAAACCGGACGATGGCAAAGGCATACGCGGCTGGGTGATGAAAAAAGTCATGGGCCGCGCCGGTGCCGGCGTACCGAGCCCGAACCGCATCACCCTGCTGCGTGATGCCGATCATGATGGCGTGGCCGAGACCCGCACGGTGTTCCTGCAGAACCTTAACTCGCCGTTCGGCATGACTCTGGTCGGCAACGATCTGTACGTGGCCGACACCGATCGCCTGTTGCGCTTCAACTACGAGCCCGGCGCGACCGAAATCAAGAGCCAGCCGATCAAGGTCGTGGATCTGCCGGGCGGCCCGCTCAACCATCACTGGACCAAGAACGTCATCGCCAGCAAGGACGGCAGCAAGCTGTACGTCACGGTCGGCTCGAACAGCAACGTCGGCGAAAACGGCCTGGATCAGGAAGAAGGGCGCGCAGCGATCTGGGAAGTGGACCGGGCGACCGGCAATCACCGAATCTTCGCTTCGGGCATCCGCAACCCCAACGGCCTGGCCTGGGAGCCGAAAAGCGGCGCGCTATGGACGGCGGTAAACGAGCGGGACGAGATCGGCAGCGATCTGGTGCCGGACTACATCACCTCGGTCAAGGATGGCGGCTTCTATGGATGGCCGTTCAGCTATTACGGCCAGCATGTCGATGTCCGCGCCGAGCCACAAAACCTGGATCTGGTGGCCAAGGCCATCGCTCCGGATTACGCCGTTGGGCCGCACACCGCGTCACTGGGCCTGACCTTCGCCGAGGGCGCCACACTGCCGGCCCAATTCAAGGAGGGCGCATTCATCGGCCAGCACGGCTCGTGGAACCGCAAGCCACACAGTGGCTACAAGGTGATCTTCGTGCCGTTCAGCGCCGGTAAGCCGAGCGGCACACCGGTGGATGTACTGACCGGCTTCCTCGACAAGGACGAGAACGCCCTGGGTCGCCCGGTTGGCGTGGTGATTGATCAGCAAGGTGGATTGCTGGTCGCGGACGATGTGGGAAACAAGGTGTGGCGGGTGACGGCGGCCAAATAG
- a CDS encoding C40 family peptidase — protein sequence MTMTARLALMFFAALLSACASRTPPPAPVVRAPIVFGSSQAFSPAAEDVLFRALGLVGTPYRWGGNTPDSGFDCSGLIGFVYRDAAGISLPRSTRELIVMQAPNVGKEGLQTGDLIFFATNGGSQVSHAGIYVGEGRFVHAPATGGTVKLDSLSKAYWQKAYLSAKRVLQPEHLAHNP from the coding sequence ATGACGATGACGGCCCGCCTTGCCCTGATGTTTTTCGCAGCGCTGCTCAGCGCATGCGCCAGCCGCACTCCGCCGCCAGCCCCTGTGGTTCGCGCGCCGATTGTGTTCGGATCCTCCCAGGCTTTTTCTCCCGCCGCCGAAGATGTGCTGTTCCGCGCGCTCGGGCTTGTGGGTACGCCTTATCGCTGGGGCGGCAACACGCCGGACTCGGGCTTCGATTGCAGCGGCCTGATCGGTTTTGTCTACCGCGATGCGGCCGGCATCAGCTTGCCTCGTTCCACGCGCGAGTTGATCGTCATGCAGGCGCCGAATGTCGGCAAGGAAGGGCTGCAAACCGGCGACCTGATCTTCTTCGCCACCAATGGCGGCTCTCAGGTCAGTCATGCGGGAATTTATGTCGGGGAAGGGCGCTTCGTTCACGCCCCGGCCACCGGCGGTACGGTAAAGCTGGACAGCCTTTCGAAAGCGTATTGGCAGAAGGCTTATCTGAGTGCCAAGCGCGTTCTACAGCCGGAACATCTGGCGCATAACCCGTAA
- the cobO gene encoding cob(I)yrinic acid a,c-diamide adenosyltransferase, which yields MTDSPERDERHLARMQRKKAVIDERIANSPDECGLVLVLTGNGKGKSSSAFGMLARAMGHGMQCGVVQFIKGRNSTGEELFFRRFPEQVRFHVMGEGFTWETQDRQRDIAAAEAAWEVSRELLRDPSIGLVVLDELNIALKHGYLDLDQVLSDLQARPPMQHVIVTGRAAKPEMIEMGDTVTEMGMIKHAFQAGIKAQKGVEL from the coding sequence ATGACTGATTCCCCTGAACGCGACGAGCGCCACCTGGCGCGCATGCAGCGCAAAAAAGCCGTGATCGACGAGCGCATCGCCAACTCGCCCGACGAATGCGGCCTGGTGCTGGTGCTCACCGGCAACGGCAAAGGCAAAAGCAGCTCGGCGTTCGGCATGCTCGCCCGCGCCATGGGCCACGGCATGCAGTGCGGCGTGGTGCAGTTCATCAAGGGACGCAACAGCACGGGTGAAGAGCTGTTCTTCCGCCGCTTCCCCGAGCAGGTTCGTTTTCATGTGATGGGCGAAGGCTTTACCTGGGAAACCCAGGATCGCCAGCGCGACATCGCCGCCGCCGAAGCGGCATGGGAAGTCTCCCGCGAGCTGCTGCGTGATCCGTCAATCGGTCTGGTGGTGCTCGATGAACTGAACATAGCCCTCAAGCACGGTTACCTCGACCTCGATCAGGTGCTCAGCGATCTGCAGGCCCGTCCGCCGATGCAGCACGTTATCGTCACCGGTCGCGCCGCCAAGCCGGAAATGATCGAGATGGGCGACACCGTCACCGAAATGGGCATGATCAAGCACGCCTTCCAGGCCGGTATCAAAGCGCAGAAAGGCGTCGAACTTTGA
- the cobU gene encoding bifunctional adenosylcobinamide kinase/adenosylcobinamide-phosphate guanylyltransferase: MLQLILGGARSGKSRLAEKLATDSALAVTYIATSQPLDGEMNERVAHHRARRPAEWALIEEPLELARVLRETASAQRCLLVDCLTLWLTNLLMLDDAERLAAEREALLECLASLPGEIIFVSNETGMGVVPLGELTRRYVDEAGWLHQALAERCQRVVLTVAGLPLTLKGPAL, translated from the coding sequence ATGCTCCAGTTGATCCTCGGCGGTGCCCGCTCCGGCAAAAGTCGCCTGGCCGAAAAACTCGCCACTGACAGCGCGCTGGCGGTGACGTACATCGCCACCAGTCAGCCGCTGGACGGCGAAATGAATGAGCGTGTCGCCCATCATCGCGCCCGCCGTCCCGCTGAATGGGCGTTGATTGAAGAGCCGCTGGAACTGGCCCGGGTGCTGCGCGAAACCGCCAGCGCCCAGCGTTGCCTGCTGGTGGATTGCCTGACGCTGTGGCTGACCAATCTGCTGATGCTCGATGACGCCGAACGTCTCGCCGCCGAACGCGAAGCGTTGCTGGAATGCCTGGCTTCGCTGCCGGGTGAAATCATTTTTGTCAGCAACGAGACCGGAATGGGTGTCGTGCCGCTGGGCGAATTGACTCGCCGCTACGTCGATGAAGCCGGTTGGCTGCATCAAGCTCTGGCCGAGCGTTGTCAGCGAGTCGTCCTGACGGTCGCCGGCCTGCCCCTGACTCTGAAAGGACCTGCGTTATGA
- the cobD gene encoding threonine-phosphate decarboxylase CobD: MLEHGGRLRRAALEYGIAEEDWLDLSTGLAPWPFPVPDIPLRAWARLPETDDGLEQAACDYYGAAQVLPVAGSQMAIQLLPRLRRAGKVGVLSPCYAEHAEAWRRSGYIVREVLEQEVDFFLDSLDVLVVVNPNNPSGLNLTPAKLLDWHARLAQRGGWLVVDEAFMDNTPQLSLAPHAHQVGLIVLRSFGKFFGLAGVRLGFVLAERKLLRLLAEQVGPWAVSGPTRVLGQACLQDTEGHTRQRIRSDEASERLAALLERYGFKPQGGCALFQWLITEHAHALHEFMARRGILLRLFTHNSSLRFGLPANAADEARLEQALQAFAVHRSMEKTPA, encoded by the coding sequence ATGCTTGAGCACGGTGGCCGGCTGCGCAGGGCGGCGCTCGAATACGGTATCGCGGAAGAAGACTGGCTCGACCTGTCCACCGGCCTCGCGCCGTGGCCGTTCCCGGTCCCGGACATCCCGCTGCGGGCGTGGGCGCGCTTGCCGGAAACCGATGACGGCCTGGAGCAGGCAGCGTGCGACTACTACGGCGCCGCGCAAGTGCTGCCGGTAGCCGGTTCGCAGATGGCCATTCAGTTGCTGCCGCGACTGCGCCGGGCCGGCAAGGTCGGTGTGCTGTCGCCGTGTTATGCCGAGCATGCCGAGGCCTGGCGGCGCAGTGGTTACATCGTCCGCGAAGTGCTGGAGCAGGAAGTCGATTTCTTCCTCGACAGCCTCGACGTGCTGGTGGTGGTCAACCCGAACAATCCCTCTGGCCTGAACCTGACTCCGGCGAAGTTGCTCGACTGGCACGCACGGCTGGCCCAGCGCGGCGGCTGGCTGGTGGTCGATGAAGCGTTCATGGACAACACCCCGCAATTGAGCCTGGCGCCGCATGCCCATCAGGTCGGACTGATCGTGTTGCGTTCGTTCGGCAAGTTTTTCGGTCTGGCCGGTGTGCGGCTCGGGTTCGTACTGGCCGAGCGCAAGTTGCTCCGTTTACTGGCCGAGCAGGTGGGGCCCTGGGCTGTCAGCGGGCCGACCCGCGTGCTGGGGCAGGCCTGCCTGCAAGACACCGAAGGCCACACTCGTCAGCGAATCCGCAGTGATGAAGCCAGCGAGCGTCTGGCTGCGTTGCTCGAACGCTACGGCTTCAAGCCTCAGGGTGGCTGTGCGCTGTTCCAGTGGCTGATCACCGAGCATGCTCACGCACTTCACGAATTCATGGCTCGTCGCGGCATCCTCCTGCGTCTCTTCACGCACAACAGCAGCCTGCGTTTCGGTCTGCCGGCCAATGCGGCCGATGAGGCGCGTCTTGAGCAGGCCCTGCAAGCGTTCGCCGTGCACCGCTCTATGGAAAAGACACCCGCATGA
- the cbiB gene encoding adenosylcobinamide-phosphate synthase CbiB, with protein MSVALLSVAAIALDALLGEPKRWHPLVAFGNFAGRIEQRFNTGGRGWRSHGVTAWVIAVLPLTLLATAFSWAPYVGWIVEILALYCALGMRSLGEHVEPVAKALRSDDLEEARKRVGYLVSRQTSELDSTAVARAATESVLENGSDAVFAAIFWFVVAGAPGVVLYRLSNTLDAMWGYRNERFERFGWAAAKIDDVLNYIPARLVALTYALLGKTRLALKCWRTQAPKWDSPNAGPVMAAGAGALGVQLGGPAIYHGELHERPQLGEGMPADADSIDRGWQLVQRGVWLWLLILCVGAEFYA; from the coding sequence ATGAGTGTGGCGTTGCTGAGTGTCGCCGCAATTGCGCTGGACGCGCTGCTGGGTGAACCGAAACGCTGGCATCCGCTGGTGGCGTTCGGCAATTTTGCCGGGCGCATCGAGCAACGTTTCAATACCGGAGGGCGCGGCTGGCGCAGCCATGGTGTCACCGCGTGGGTGATCGCGGTGTTGCCGCTGACCCTGCTGGCCACCGCGTTTTCCTGGGCGCCGTATGTGGGCTGGATCGTCGAGATTCTTGCGCTGTATTGTGCCCTCGGCATGCGCAGCCTGGGTGAGCACGTCGAGCCGGTCGCCAAGGCCCTGCGCAGCGATGATCTGGAGGAGGCGCGCAAGCGAGTGGGTTACCTGGTCAGCCGCCAGACCAGTGAACTGGACAGTACCGCCGTCGCCCGCGCTGCCACCGAATCGGTGCTGGAGAACGGCAGCGATGCGGTGTTCGCCGCGATCTTCTGGTTTGTCGTGGCTGGTGCGCCGGGCGTGGTGCTCTATCGCCTGAGCAACACCCTCGACGCGATGTGGGGTTACCGCAACGAACGTTTCGAGCGTTTCGGCTGGGCCGCGGCAAAGATCGACGACGTCCTCAACTACATTCCTGCACGTTTGGTGGCGTTGACCTACGCGCTGCTGGGCAAGACCCGACTCGCGCTGAAATGCTGGCGCACCCAGGCACCGAAATGGGACAGCCCGAACGCAGGCCCGGTGATGGCCGCCGGCGCAGGTGCCTTGGGCGTCCAGTTGGGCGGGCCGGCGATATACCACGGTGAGCTGCACGAGCGTCCGCAACTGGGCGAGGGCATGCCAGCCGACGCCGATTCCATCGATCGCGGCTGGCAATTGGTCCAGCGCGGGGTATGGTTATGGCTGCTGATTCTCTGCGTGGGGGCTGAATTCTATGCTTGA